The Halomonas sp. 7T genome contains a region encoding:
- a CDS encoding phage head morphogenesis protein, which produces MPISAQFRRPFPEQVSFFRNKLNLPTTRSGQITRDQNDAAFVVAGATKADLLADLRGAVDDAISNGQSLGEFRQQFNEIVSKRGWTGWTGEGSKAGRAWRTRLIYKTNLDTSYAAGRWAQMTDPDVVRLRPYWRYVHNTVENPRVQHKRWHNLVLRADDPWWQTHYAPNGFGCNCGVETLNERGLRRLGKDGPDTAPNDGTYEHVDNTTGEVVTVPNGIQPGWDYAPGQTATERAIAARLNRLDSVEATIARQHVTDLVAAPLFNRFWNGEVRGEYPVAVVPPVERQVLGAESPVVLLSQESLTAHKISHPEVGLEDYRRIQKILDEGEVYQREGEPGRMVYLSLGERLYRAALKRTGDGKKNYFLTLFIVSDEKAEREVRQKMERVR; this is translated from the coding sequence ATGCCGATTAGTGCCCAGTTCCGTCGGCCTTTTCCTGAGCAGGTCAGCTTCTTTCGTAACAAGCTGAACTTGCCCACGACCCGCTCCGGGCAAATCACCCGCGACCAAAACGACGCCGCCTTTGTGGTGGCCGGTGCCACGAAAGCCGACCTGCTGGCGGATCTGCGCGGTGCCGTCGATGACGCCATCAGCAACGGCCAAAGCCTCGGCGAGTTCCGCCAGCAGTTCAATGAGATCGTGTCGAAACGCGGATGGACGGGCTGGACAGGCGAAGGCAGCAAAGCAGGTCGCGCCTGGCGCACCCGGCTTATTTACAAGACGAACCTGGATACCAGCTACGCCGCTGGCCGCTGGGCGCAGATGACCGACCCAGATGTGGTGCGCCTGCGCCCGTATTGGCGTTACGTACACAACACGGTCGAGAACCCACGCGTGCAGCACAAGCGCTGGCACAATTTGGTGCTACGCGCCGATGACCCATGGTGGCAAACCCACTATGCGCCCAATGGATTCGGCTGCAACTGCGGTGTGGAAACGCTTAACGAGCGCGGCCTGCGTCGCCTGGGCAAAGACGGCCCGGACACTGCACCGAATGACGGCACCTATGAGCACGTCGATAACACCACCGGCGAAGTCGTCACCGTTCCCAACGGCATCCAACCCGGCTGGGACTACGCACCAGGGCAAACAGCAACCGAGCGTGCGATCGCCGCCCGCCTTAACCGCCTGGATAGTGTAGAGGCCACCATCGCCCGGCAACACGTTACCGACTTGGTAGCAGCGCCTTTATTCAACCGCTTCTGGAATGGCGAGGTGCGAGGCGAATATCCGGTGGCGGTGGTACCACCTGTCGAACGCCAAGTGTTAGGGGCAGAAAGCCCCGTGGTGCTGCTCTCTCAAGAGAGCCTAACGGCGCACAAAATTAGCCACCCCGAGGTGGGGCTTGAGGACTACCGCCGGATTCAGAAGATACTGGATGAAGGCGAGGTGTACCAACGCGAAGGCGAACCAGGGCGCATGGTCTATCTAAGCCTGGGCGAACGGCTATACAGAGCCGCATTAAAGCGCACAGGCGATGGCAAGAAGAACTATTTCCTCACACTGTTTATCGTGAGCGATGAAAAAGCCGAGCGGGAAGTCAGGCAGAAGATGGAGCGTGTGCGCTAG
- a CDS encoding DUF2730 domain-containing protein encodes MELINWSAAKLLFDVLQALFMGVMAVYVYWLNKHRASQTAIKGTHDRIDGVEKKVVNLEHKMERLPNHEDLNKLQEQMARTNVLLAEINASQKATSAQVNRMNDYLMNQPRGGH; translated from the coding sequence ATGGAGTTAATTAACTGGTCAGCCGCCAAGCTGCTATTTGATGTACTACAAGCCCTGTTTATGGGCGTGATGGCCGTGTACGTGTACTGGCTTAACAAGCACCGCGCCAGCCAAACCGCCATTAAAGGCACCCATGACCGCATTGATGGCGTGGAGAAAAAGGTGGTGAACCTGGAGCACAAAATGGAGCGCCTGCCCAATCACGAAGACCTGAACAAGCTGCAAGAGCAAATGGCGCGTACCAACGTGCTGTTAGCTGAAATTAACGCCAGCCAGAAAGCGACATCGGCACAGGTCAACCGCATGAATGACTATCTGATGAACCAGCCGCGAGGGGGTCACTAA
- a CDS encoding phage protease: MKTQRLQTKPRVAVCALRVQATDDKTRLMPAGTFHAPRGAAEGTGPWHLSAEHAQAIIRLAAARSTDIAIDYEHQTLYAEKNGQPAPAAGWVDPRSLEFRDDGLYGAIAWTAKARAAITPGPNGEPAEYLYLSPVFPYDANGVPLDLLHLALTNTPAIDEGAAQLAAARMAITHDVTNDAQEIDTVKREQLILTLGLAAEATEEQIDGAIAALKASAADAKALREALGAKDDAKPDEAVAALKASSATAAPDMTQFVPVAVYQETTQQLAALKANSNTAELDALIKEGLDDGRIPGQATADWLRVQGIAACKAHLEGAPSIAALKATQTQGKPPEGTKEKDGELSDTELAVCKAMNLTPEQYRAANPA; the protein is encoded by the coding sequence ATGAAAACACAACGCCTTCAAACAAAGCCCCGCGTCGCCGTTTGTGCTCTACGAGTGCAAGCCACCGACGACAAAACGCGCCTGATGCCTGCTGGCACCTTTCACGCACCGCGTGGGGCTGCTGAAGGCACCGGCCCATGGCATCTCTCTGCCGAGCATGCCCAAGCTATCATCCGCTTGGCCGCTGCGCGCAGTACCGACATCGCCATCGACTACGAACACCAAACCCTGTACGCCGAAAAGAACGGCCAGCCCGCGCCCGCTGCTGGCTGGGTCGACCCGCGCTCGCTTGAGTTTCGGGACGATGGCCTTTACGGCGCGATTGCCTGGACGGCCAAAGCCCGCGCAGCGATCACGCCAGGGCCAAATGGCGAACCTGCTGAGTACCTCTACCTCTCCCCCGTTTTTCCCTACGACGCCAACGGCGTGCCGCTCGATCTGCTGCACCTGGCGTTAACCAACACCCCCGCCATTGATGAGGGCGCGGCGCAGCTTGCCGCTGCTCGGATGGCGATTACCCACGACGTCACCAATGACGCCCAGGAGATCGACACCGTGAAACGTGAGCAACTGATTCTGACCCTTGGCCTAGCGGCTGAGGCCACCGAAGAGCAAATTGATGGCGCGATCGCCGCGCTGAAAGCCAGCGCCGCCGATGCCAAGGCATTGCGTGAGGCACTGGGTGCCAAAGATGACGCGAAGCCGGATGAAGCCGTTGCGGCCCTTAAAGCCTCCAGCGCTACCGCCGCCCCCGACATGACGCAGTTTGTGCCTGTGGCCGTGTACCAAGAAACCACCCAGCAACTGGCCGCGCTAAAAGCCAACAGCAACACCGCCGAGCTAGATGCCCTGATCAAGGAAGGCTTGGACGATGGCCGTATTCCCGGCCAAGCCACCGCCGATTGGCTGCGCGTTCAGGGCATTGCCGCTTGTAAAGCCCACCTTGAAGGCGCGCCCAGCATCGCTGCGCTCAAAGCTACCCAGACCCAGGGCAAGCCACCAGAAGGCACCAAAGAAAAAGATGGCGAACTGTCCGACACCGAGCTGGCGGTGTGCAAGGCGATGAACCTAACGCCCGAGCAGTACCGCGCCGCCAACCCAGCGTAA
- a CDS encoding holin family protein: MQWREIADTVGGMAPLIGSALGGPAGAAVGQLAAKALGVNATPDAVAQALGDPDAAIKLKQLENDHQQTLTRMVLEAESVRLGEVNKTMRAEAASNDAYVRRWRPTFGYLTALAWVIQCVAIAWSIVATPEQAGVVAQAVTALTPMWGVALAMLGINATCRSRDKQVAAGQQPSGFMDAVVKRVGG, encoded by the coding sequence ATGCAATGGCGCGAAATAGCCGACACCGTTGGCGGTATGGCCCCGCTGATCGGCAGCGCCCTCGGTGGCCCTGCCGGGGCAGCCGTGGGCCAACTAGCCGCCAAAGCATTAGGCGTAAACGCCACCCCCGACGCCGTCGCCCAGGCGCTCGGCGACCCTGACGCCGCTATCAAACTCAAGCAGCTCGAAAACGACCACCAGCAAACCCTCACCCGCATGGTGCTAGAAGCCGAAAGCGTGCGCCTTGGCGAGGTTAATAAAACCATGCGTGCCGAAGCCGCCAGTAACGATGCCTATGTGCGCCGTTGGCGGCCCACCTTTGGCTACTTAACGGCGCTTGCCTGGGTTATCCAGTGCGTGGCCATTGCCTGGTCGATTGTGGCCACGCCTGAGCAAGCCGGTGTGGTAGCCCAAGCCGTTACCGCGCTAACCCCCATGTGGGGCGTGGCGCTTGCCATGCTAGGGATTAACGCCACCTGCCGAAGCCGCGATAAACAAGTGGCTGCAGGGCAACAGCCCAGCGGGTTTATGGATGCCGTTGTGAAGCGCGTCGGCGGATAA
- a CDS encoding YcbK family protein, with product MPRDDISIHFRRREFACKCGCGFDTVDLETLVVLQDIRAHFNVPVIINSGCRCAAYNQRVGGAAASQHVFGRAADIRVQGIDPGVVATYVETQHPNVSVGRYSTFTHIDTRTSGPARWPRG from the coding sequence ATGCCCCGTGACGACATCTCTATCCATTTCCGACGCCGTGAATTTGCCTGCAAATGCGGGTGTGGGTTCGATACGGTAGACCTTGAAACCCTGGTGGTGCTGCAAGACATCCGCGCCCATTTCAACGTCCCCGTCATCATCAACAGCGGTTGCCGCTGCGCTGCCTACAACCAGCGGGTGGGCGGTGCTGCCGCCAGCCAACACGTCTTTGGCCGTGCAGCGGATATTCGCGTTCAGGGCATCGACCCTGGCGTGGTGGCCACCTACGTGGAAACCCAGCACCCGAATGTCAGCGTTGGCCGTTACAGCACCTTCACCCACATCGATACACGCACAAGCGGCCCTGCCCGCTGGCCTCGGGGGTGA
- a CDS encoding type VI secretion protein: MQKIATYVATTFALLIGQAHASEACTDISNDQRRLACYDAEYRPAIERENVSEWNVSEQTSPIDDSKTVVLRTTAIEAIAGRFGRDSRPNLILRCHENKTVMYFGFEQHHMADIQGYGRVTLRVDQQNAVTRNMKASTDSKALGLWNGGQSIPVIRSMFDGDVLTVRATPFSESPITVQFPIAGLEEAISPLREACNW, translated from the coding sequence GTGCAGAAAATTGCTACTTATGTTGCAACGACATTCGCTTTATTGATTGGGCAAGCGCACGCTTCCGAAGCTTGCACCGATATCTCAAACGACCAGCGCCGCCTAGCTTGTTACGATGCAGAATACCGGCCTGCCATCGAGCGAGAGAATGTATCTGAGTGGAATGTCAGTGAGCAAACTTCACCCATAGACGATAGTAAGACCGTGGTGTTACGTACAACGGCAATTGAGGCGATAGCAGGTCGGTTTGGAAGAGACAGTAGGCCAAACCTGATTCTGCGATGCCACGAAAACAAGACAGTCATGTACTTTGGTTTTGAGCAACACCACATGGCTGATATTCAGGGTTATGGCCGTGTAACGCTAAGGGTCGATCAGCAGAATGCCGTGACGCGAAATATGAAGGCTTCGACAGATAGTAAAGCGCTTGGGCTATGGAACGGCGGCCAGTCGATCCCAGTCATTCGTAGCATGTTCGATGGCGATGTTCTGACCGTACGCGCAACCCCGTTCAGTGAATCACCCATTACCGTTCAATTTCCTATCGCTGGATTAGAAGAAGCTATTTCTCCGCTGCGTGAAGCGTGCAACTGGTAA
- a CDS encoding sce7726 family protein, translating into MKDIDIRRALFAGALKQHQSEPDTRIVEELGLNHGEARIDVAVVNGVIHGFEIKSQKDTLERLPTQLPIYSASLDYVTLVVHESHVKKACELIPKWWGVQVVKGTAEAVTFHQRRSSKPNPSVDPMCLLRLLWKEEALQILEDSGIKRGYKSKQKDVIYKKILDELSPTVIGLKVRQALKSRENWRIDFTPHSSALDPVEAVEQQK; encoded by the coding sequence ATGAAAGACATTGACATTCGTCGAGCGCTTTTTGCTGGTGCTCTCAAACAGCATCAGTCAGAGCCTGACACTCGCATAGTGGAAGAGCTTGGACTTAACCATGGAGAAGCACGGATCGACGTTGCTGTAGTCAACGGCGTAATCCATGGCTTTGAAATTAAAAGCCAAAAAGACACATTGGAGCGACTCCCAACACAGCTTCCCATTTACTCCGCCTCTCTCGATTATGTAACTTTAGTGGTACATGAAAGTCATGTTAAAAAAGCTTGCGAGCTAATTCCCAAATGGTGGGGAGTACAGGTGGTTAAAGGTACTGCTGAAGCTGTGACATTCCACCAAAGGCGAAGCTCTAAACCAAATCCTTCAGTAGACCCAATGTGCCTGCTTAGGCTTCTTTGGAAAGAGGAAGCACTTCAGATTTTGGAAGATTCGGGAATAAAACGGGGATATAAAAGCAAGCAAAAGGATGTAATCTACAAGAAGATTCTTGATGAATTGAGCCCGACTGTTATCGGGCTCAAAGTTCGTCAAGCATTAAAGTCCAGAGAGAATTGGAGAATAGATTTCACGCCACATAGTTCGGCGCTTGACCCTGTTGAAGCTGTCGAACAACAAAAGTGA
- a CDS encoding DUF935 domain-containing protein: MVSPKALIKRLFGSDSQALEEEQTQDARIGQLKREFAEHPTKGLTPARLYQILEAAEQGDLKAQSELFDDMEEKDAQIGADLGKRRQLAAELEWQIVPPDNATAVEKRATEQAIEVFSALEVEDLILDLGTGIGHGWANLELPWQRDGALRYIEQPTLRPHSWFRLHPDDQNCITLRDNSATGAELWPLGWVQHRHRAKSGYVARMGLHRMLAWPYLFQNYALGDLAQLLEIYGLPARIGKYPKNATEKEKATLLRAVVTLGQNAAGIIPEGMAIDFTEAAGKGSSADIYKTMMDWCERAKAKAILGGTLTSGTGEGTNTNALGNVHERGQTSLIRSDVRQYAGSIRNSILWPMAALNFGIDKPNRAPRFFLDTGETEDLERLSKSLPTFVDMGAKIPLWWLHEKSGIPKAAEGEEVLMPKAAPNSFGALRLAQSNQPLAALRQAPTQPGQPSYYRDATLDQLDDQAQPIVDSWVNLVQQLAEQAGSLEQLQEMIATAFDDLDESELASVMATAFEAAALAGRATVDEETGNAD; the protein is encoded by the coding sequence ATGGTAAGCCCTAAAGCACTCATCAAGCGGTTATTCGGCAGCGACAGCCAGGCGCTGGAGGAAGAACAAACCCAGGATGCACGTATTGGCCAGCTCAAGCGCGAGTTCGCCGAGCACCCCACCAAAGGGCTAACGCCTGCGCGCTTGTACCAGATATTGGAAGCCGCCGAGCAAGGCGACCTGAAGGCGCAGTCTGAACTCTTTGACGATATGGAAGAGAAAGACGCCCAGATCGGAGCCGACCTGGGCAAGCGTCGCCAGCTAGCCGCCGAGCTTGAATGGCAGATCGTACCGCCCGATAACGCCACCGCTGTAGAGAAGCGCGCCACTGAGCAAGCCATTGAAGTATTCAGCGCGCTGGAAGTCGAAGACCTTATTCTTGATCTCGGTACCGGCATCGGCCACGGCTGGGCCAACCTAGAGCTACCGTGGCAGCGCGACGGCGCACTGCGCTATATCGAACAGCCCACGCTGCGCCCACATTCATGGTTCCGCTTACACCCCGATGACCAGAACTGCATCACCCTTCGCGATAACAGCGCAACCGGTGCCGAGCTGTGGCCACTCGGCTGGGTGCAACACCGCCACCGTGCAAAGTCCGGCTACGTTGCCCGCATGGGTTTACACCGCATGCTGGCATGGCCGTACTTGTTTCAGAACTATGCGCTCGGGGATCTGGCTCAACTGCTGGAAATCTATGGCCTACCGGCACGCATCGGTAAGTACCCGAAAAACGCGACTGAAAAAGAGAAAGCCACGCTGCTGCGTGCCGTCGTCACCTTGGGCCAGAACGCCGCTGGCATTATCCCTGAAGGCATGGCCATCGACTTTACCGAGGCAGCGGGTAAAGGCAGCTCTGCCGATATTTACAAAACGATGATGGATTGGTGCGAACGCGCCAAGGCTAAAGCGATTCTAGGCGGCACCTTAACCTCCGGTACCGGTGAAGGTACGAACACAAATGCGCTGGGCAATGTTCACGAGCGAGGGCAAACCAGCCTGATTCGCTCCGACGTGCGCCAATACGCGGGCAGTATCCGCAATAGCATCCTGTGGCCCATGGCGGCGCTTAACTTCGGTATTGATAAGCCAAACCGCGCCCCCCGTTTCTTTTTGGATACGGGCGAAACCGAGGATCTTGAACGCCTATCGAAGTCACTGCCCACCTTTGTGGACATGGGCGCGAAGATCCCGCTGTGGTGGCTTCATGAGAAAAGCGGCATCCCCAAAGCCGCCGAAGGTGAAGAGGTGCTGATGCCAAAGGCAGCGCCAAATTCCTTTGGTGCGCTACGTTTGGCACAATCGAACCAGCCGCTCGCCGCATTGCGGCAGGCGCCCACACAGCCAGGCCAACCCAGCTACTACCGTGACGCCACCCTCGACCAGCTCGACGACCAGGCGCAGCCGATTGTTGATAGTTGGGTCAACCTGGTGCAGCAGCTCGCCGAGCAAGCGGGAAGCCTAGAGCAGCTGCAAGAGATGATCGCCACGGCCTTTGATGACTTGGATGAAAGCGAGCTTGCAAGCGTGATGGCCACAGCGTTTGAAGCGGCTGCGTTAGCAGGCAGAGCCACGGTCGATGAGGAAACCGGCAATGCCGATTAG
- a CDS encoding beta family protein, giving the protein MKKINYVPILKWKQGEYTALKELYPQDKALLTPIAEVVPIPTVYDETRDPVELDAHVSKLPRQMEAHWGTEDPIWIDSWLLDSPILQDGSHVLEWIMDELRSLNVKAIPVAWTSYDSQTMQVIKTAVQKDGRGVCIRLDEAAGDEPDLTQLLDSTLAKLELHPEDVDLVLDVGSVGAAEIDRAVISCRHLLNQLPHINQWRTLVLAASGFPENMSGQGVGISTIQRADWLMWERVSQDYHNRRLERLPLYGDYAIAHPEIADLDPRTMQMSANIRYTSEDTWVIFKGRGVKKYGFEQIFGLCQQLIAHPCYRGAGFSFGDEIYSKRANKTESVGNASQWRRDATNHHLTFVVRQLQQGQAPNYVA; this is encoded by the coding sequence ATGAAGAAAATAAATTATGTTCCAATCCTTAAATGGAAACAGGGTGAATATACCGCTCTAAAAGAGCTATACCCCCAAGACAAGGCTTTGCTTACACCAATCGCTGAAGTTGTTCCAATTCCAACTGTTTATGACGAGACTCGCGATCCGGTAGAGTTAGATGCACATGTTTCTAAATTACCCAGGCAGATGGAAGCCCATTGGGGTACTGAAGATCCAATCTGGATTGATAGTTGGCTGCTTGACTCTCCGATTTTGCAAGACGGTTCGCATGTCCTTGAATGGATCATGGACGAGCTGCGGTCATTGAATGTCAAAGCTATACCTGTTGCATGGACCAGCTATGACAGCCAGACAATGCAGGTTATAAAAACAGCGGTGCAAAAAGACGGCCGAGGCGTATGCATAAGGCTTGATGAAGCCGCTGGTGATGAACCTGATCTTACGCAGCTTCTTGATTCAACACTTGCAAAGTTAGAACTCCATCCAGAAGATGTTGACCTAGTTTTAGATGTGGGATCTGTAGGTGCAGCTGAAATAGATAGGGCAGTTATCTCATGCCGCCACTTACTTAATCAGTTACCTCATATTAATCAATGGAGAACTCTTGTTTTAGCTGCCTCAGGTTTCCCTGAAAATATGTCCGGCCAGGGCGTTGGAATTAGTACCATCCAACGTGCAGACTGGCTAATGTGGGAACGTGTGTCGCAGGATTACCACAATAGAAGGCTGGAAAGGCTGCCACTGTATGGTGACTATGCAATTGCTCATCCAGAGATAGCGGATTTGGATCCTCGCACAATGCAAATGTCGGCCAATATTCGATATACATCAGAAGATACGTGGGTGATTTTCAAAGGGCGGGGCGTTAAAAAATATGGGTTTGAGCAAATTTTTGGCTTATGCCAACAGTTAATAGCTCACCCTTGTTATAGAGGTGCAGGCTTCAGTTTTGGAGACGAGATTTACTCCAAGCGAGCTAATAAAACAGAGTCAGTAGGTAATGCATCTCAATGGCGTCGTGACGCTACCAACCACCATCTCACTTTTGTTGTTCGACAGCTTCAACAGGGTCAAGCGCCGAACTATGTGGCGTGA
- a CDS encoding DUF3486 family protein yields MPPRNKVFDLPQEVREQLNEKLVSSGFQGYEALAGWLSERGYNVSKSSVHRYGQDLQEEFEEAMGDVRKTTELARAMASEGEDESGHLIDATARIVQDQLLRISIAMRKAEHEPDVAAKHLSSVTKALADIGRVSLSQKKWAKELRVEVAKEAAEKAETSMATQGMSREAIDSIKRDILGIA; encoded by the coding sequence ATGCCCCCACGCAACAAGGTGTTCGACCTGCCCCAAGAGGTACGCGAACAGCTAAACGAGAAGCTGGTAAGCAGCGGTTTTCAGGGCTACGAAGCGTTAGCCGGTTGGCTAAGCGAGCGCGGTTATAACGTTTCAAAGTCGAGCGTGCATCGCTATGGCCAGGACTTGCAGGAAGAGTTCGAGGAAGCCATGGGTGACGTGCGTAAAACCACCGAGCTAGCCCGCGCCATGGCATCGGAAGGCGAAGACGAAAGCGGCCACTTGATCGACGCGACTGCCCGGATCGTGCAAGACCAGCTGCTGCGTATCTCCATCGCGATGCGTAAAGCTGAGCATGAACCCGATGTGGCAGCAAAGCACCTTTCCAGCGTGACCAAAGCCCTGGCCGATATTGGCCGCGTTTCGCTTAGCCAGAAAAAATGGGCTAAGGAGTTGCGGGTGGAAGTCGCTAAAGAGGCGGCAGAGAAAGCGGAAACCAGCATGGCCACGCAAGGCATGAGCCGTGAAGCCATTGATTCCATCAAGCGCGACATCTTGGGGATTGCCTAA
- a CDS encoding Mor transcription activator family protein, whose amino-acid sequence MTSHKHKVDNLDLGFGIPADALDYLDPEILKKWPQGLSDMLTVVENAHIRAGDEPKVARSRAFAAVRAISSFAGGRSLYVPQGRQLDRALRDREIWERHTGDNIPQLVEDYDLTEAQIYSILGEQRKLARARMQSDLFGDSTNG is encoded by the coding sequence ATGACCTCGCATAAGCATAAGGTAGACAACCTAGATTTAGGCTTCGGCATCCCCGCCGATGCGCTGGACTACCTCGACCCGGAGATACTCAAGAAATGGCCGCAAGGCTTGAGCGACATGCTCACCGTGGTCGAGAACGCCCACATCCGTGCCGGTGATGAGCCCAAAGTAGCACGCAGCCGGGCCTTTGCCGCCGTGCGGGCGATCAGCTCGTTTGCCGGTGGCCGTAGCCTTTACGTACCACAAGGCCGCCAGTTAGATCGTGCCCTGCGGGATCGGGAAATATGGGAGCGACACACCGGCGACAACATCCCCCAACTGGTCGAAGACTACGATCTGACCGAAGCGCAGATATATAGCATCCTCGGCGAGCAGCGAAAACTTGCCCGCGCCAGAATGCAGTCAGATCTTTTCGGCGACAGCACAAACGGCTAA
- a CDS encoding gp16 family protein, translating into MISKGKLAQIHIAKAQLGLSDEDYRAILARTAGVSSAKELTNRTIGGVMFEFRRLGFEPKPAKKAGRKAPNPPRSRQNVMAKIEAMLTHAQRPWAYADSMAKRMFKVERVDWLDDDQLHRLMTGLIIDAKRQGRYPDDLA; encoded by the coding sequence ATGATCAGCAAAGGCAAGCTCGCGCAAATCCACATCGCCAAGGCCCAACTGGGCCTAAGCGACGAAGACTACCGTGCCATTCTTGCCCGCACAGCGGGTGTGAGCAGTGCCAAAGAACTCACAAACCGCACTATTGGCGGCGTGATGTTTGAGTTTCGCCGCCTGGGCTTTGAGCCAAAGCCCGCCAAAAAGGCAGGCCGCAAGGCGCCTAACCCACCACGCTCACGGCAGAACGTAATGGCAAAGATCGAAGCGATGCTGACCCATGCGCAGCGCCCCTGGGCATACGCCGACAGCATGGCAAAACGCATGTTTAAAGTTGAGCGGGTGGACTGGCTGGACGATGACCAGCTACACCGCCTAATGACTGGTCTTATCATCGATGCCAAGCGGCAAGGACGGTACCCCGATGACCTCGCATAA
- a CDS encoding ArsR family transcriptional regulator, with the protein MSQSFQDFETEGRRLGILRILSRRAQFTTNEYSLNEELKAHYGHHVSRDKLHGDLAWLDEQGLVITQQPRAGWVITLTGRGSDCAQGLANVPGVAKPRPGA; encoded by the coding sequence ATGAGCCAGAGCTTCCAAGACTTTGAAACCGAAGGTCGCCGCCTGGGCATCCTGCGGATTCTCTCACGCCGCGCTCAGTTCACCACCAACGAGTACTCACTCAACGAAGAGCTAAAGGCCCATTACGGTCATCACGTCAGCCGCGACAAGCTGCACGGCGACTTAGCGTGGCTAGATGAACAAGGCCTGGTGATCACACAGCAGCCACGCGCCGGTTGGGTCATTACGCTAACTGGCCGTGGTTCTGACTGCGCGCAAGGCCTTGCCAATGTACCGGGCGTTGCCAAGCCACGCCCAGGAGCATGA
- a CDS encoding phage virion morphogenesis protein: MITINANTDAIERAITDLMSKGENLTAPMKSIGEEMINRTQQRFRDKEAPDGTPWAANSPVTEKRKGHGRVLEGESNELSKQFSYSAASDSVEWGSLMVYAAMQNYGGTKAEFPHLWGDIPGREFIGFSDDDEDEVLGILADHLSL, translated from the coding sequence GTGATCACCATCAACGCTAATACCGATGCCATCGAACGCGCCATCACCGACCTGATGAGCAAGGGCGAAAATCTCACCGCGCCGATGAAGAGCATCGGTGAAGAGATGATCAACCGCACTCAGCAACGCTTCCGCGATAAAGAAGCGCCAGACGGCACGCCCTGGGCAGCTAACTCCCCCGTCACTGAGAAGCGCAAAGGGCATGGCCGAGTACTCGAAGGCGAGAGCAATGAGCTTTCCAAACAGTTCAGCTACTCGGCTGCTAGCGATAGCGTCGAATGGGGCAGCCTGATGGTCTACGCCGCGATGCAAAACTACGGTGGTACCAAAGCGGAGTTCCCGCATCTCTGGGGCGACATACCAGGGCGTGAGTTTATCGGCTTCTCAGATGACGACGAAGACGAAGTGTTGGGCATCCTCGCTGATCATTTGAGTCTCTAA